Proteins from a genomic interval of Stenotrophomonas maltophilia R551-3:
- a CDS encoding ABC transporter permease translates to MLYYIQLSLARFKQRIGTHLAIALMLGAGVGITTVMLSIVLQASSDPAPGRSSALFRPYLDARPDALRSGSPDPGQALTWPDAKVLLNQGRTWKQAAMAGGAVTLSRPGEPSARLRARFATSEVFSVLGIAVVQGRAWTAEEGHAASRIVVLSRALAARECAQDCVGHRLELGRRAYTVVGVAEDWHPVPMFQGDLTRRPFVEPDEIYLPVETAIADKLTVVDGTAIWGGDQDTDPAGANVSWLQLWAWLPTADDVAAYRANLNAYAQEKGLRIEPGAQQVALWPLMDWLDRLGLVPEQARMQLRLSLILLGVCIVNAAALLSFSLGRRRRELAIRRALGARRRDVFIQLMWESIAAGVASSALAVVTYTLGIRVVAAGDVLPSAITAMHAGAVLMAVGLGVVTTLLCSLVPSFGICRVSSLSSAFAKGAA, encoded by the coding sequence ATGCTCTACTACATCCAGCTTTCGCTCGCCCGATTCAAGCAGCGAATCGGCACTCATCTGGCAATCGCTCTCATGCTGGGTGCGGGGGTAGGGATCACCACCGTGATGCTTTCCATTGTTCTCCAGGCATCGTCGGATCCCGCTCCAGGCCGGAGCTCGGCATTGTTCCGCCCCTACCTTGACGCGCGTCCAGATGCACTGCGCAGTGGCTCTCCGGATCCTGGCCAGGCACTGACCTGGCCAGACGCGAAGGTGCTTCTGAACCAAGGCCGGACGTGGAAGCAGGCAGCAATGGCAGGGGGCGCGGTGACGCTCTCCCGGCCGGGAGAGCCCAGCGCAAGACTGCGTGCCAGGTTCGCCACGTCCGAAGTCTTCAGTGTCCTTGGCATTGCCGTTGTTCAAGGGCGCGCATGGACCGCCGAGGAGGGGCATGCTGCGAGCCGAATCGTGGTTCTGTCGCGTGCGCTCGCAGCGCGCGAGTGTGCACAGGACTGCGTTGGTCATCGGTTGGAACTGGGTAGACGCGCCTACACCGTGGTGGGTGTCGCGGAGGATTGGCATCCGGTGCCAATGTTTCAGGGAGATCTCACACGCAGGCCGTTTGTGGAACCTGACGAGATCTACCTGCCGGTTGAAACCGCAATCGCAGACAAACTGACTGTTGTGGACGGGACGGCGATCTGGGGTGGTGACCAGGACACGGATCCTGCAGGGGCCAATGTTTCCTGGCTTCAATTGTGGGCGTGGCTGCCCACCGCAGATGATGTCGCCGCTTACCGCGCGAATCTGAACGCCTATGCGCAGGAGAAGGGGCTTCGGATCGAGCCAGGCGCCCAGCAGGTGGCACTCTGGCCGTTGATGGATTGGCTGGACAGGCTGGGATTGGTTCCGGAGCAGGCCAGGATGCAGCTTCGGTTGTCGCTGATCCTTCTCGGCGTGTGCATCGTCAACGCGGCGGCGCTGCTGAGCTTCAGTCTGGGGCGCCGTCGGCGGGAGCTCGCGATTCGACGTGCACTGGGAGCGCGACGCCGAGACGTGTTCATCCAGCTCATGTGGGAATCCATCGCGGCGGGCGTCGCAAGCAGTGCGCTCGCTGTCGTCACCTATACGCTGGGAATCCGGGTGGTTGCTGCGGGAGACGTTCTGCCCAGCGCGATAACAGCGATGCATGCCGGAGCAGTGCTGATGGCGGTTGGTCTGGGAGTCGTCACGACGCTGCTCTGTTCATTGGTCCCATCGTTTGGAATCTGCAGGGTCAGCTCACTGTCGAGTGCCTTCGCGAAGGGGGCTGCCTGA
- a CDS encoding S9 family peptidase codes for MSRVLPLSLLLSAVLAAPAAHAAPTPITIEQAMADPDWIGPPVEKAWWSWNSQQVEYQLKRSGSPVRDTFRQPVAGGVAAQVADDQRGTLDVAEPVYDRSRSRSAFVRNGDVFVRDLRSGALTQLTRSNERAGNVNFAADNGVIWRVGQNWFHWTAASGVQQVASLKAEKDPRTPPKADVLRDQQLRTLETLRRDRDQREALKDQDQRWRQADPTRAPGPVYLGADVEIADSVLSPDLTHLVVVTKPKDFDDGRGGKMPLYVTESGYEETEDTRTRVGRNGFEPHTLWYVDVRTGKAEKVSLAGLPGISTDPLAELRRKAGKDALKGERSLQVMSDFMGGGIRWSPDGQQAAVMLRANDNKDRWIISVNATDGRVQNRHRLTDSGWINWGFNDFGWMADGRTLWLLSEESGFSHLYTQAGTAKPQALTSGKWETSAPVPSADGKGFYFLCNQQAPHDYEVCAVDTGNRQVRELTSLNGVEDFSLSPDGQQLLVRYSGAYLPPQLAVLPSTGGQARVLTDTRTADYKARQWIQPKLVAVPSKHGAGVVWAKYYEPENKEPGKKYPIVMFVHGAGYLQNVHQRYPAYFREQMFHNLLVQKGYIVLDMDYRGSEGYGRDWRTAIYRNMGHPELEDYKDGLDWLVDTQQGDRDHAGIYGGSYGGFMTFMALFRSPGTFKAGAALRPVVDWHQYNHGYTSNILNTPDIDPEAYRVSSPIEYAQNLQDNLLIAHGMMDDNVFFQDSVNLTQRLIELHKDNWSIAPYPLERHGYVRADSWLDQYKRILKLFEQNLK; via the coding sequence ATGTCCCGAGTGCTGCCCCTGTCCCTCCTGCTGTCGGCCGTGCTGGCCGCACCGGCTGCGCATGCCGCGCCGACGCCGATCACCATCGAACAGGCCATGGCCGACCCGGACTGGATCGGTCCGCCGGTCGAGAAGGCCTGGTGGTCGTGGAACAGCCAGCAGGTGGAATACCAGCTCAAGCGCAGCGGCAGCCCGGTGCGCGATACCTTCCGCCAGCCGGTGGCGGGTGGCGTGGCCGCACAGGTGGCCGATGACCAGCGCGGCACCCTGGACGTGGCCGAGCCGGTCTACGACCGCAGCCGCAGCCGCAGCGCCTTCGTCCGCAATGGCGACGTGTTCGTGCGCGACCTGCGCAGCGGCGCGCTGACGCAGCTGACCCGCAGCAACGAGCGCGCGGGCAACGTGAACTTCGCCGCCGACAATGGCGTGATCTGGCGCGTCGGCCAGAACTGGTTCCACTGGACCGCCGCCAGCGGCGTGCAGCAGGTGGCCAGCCTGAAGGCCGAAAAGGACCCACGTACGCCGCCGAAGGCCGACGTGCTGCGCGACCAGCAGCTGCGCACGCTGGAAACCCTTCGCCGCGACCGTGACCAGCGCGAAGCACTGAAGGACCAGGACCAGCGCTGGCGCCAGGCTGACCCGACCCGCGCGCCGGGCCCGGTGTACCTGGGCGCCGACGTGGAGATCGCCGACAGCGTGCTGTCGCCTGACCTGACCCACCTGGTCGTGGTGACCAAGCCGAAGGACTTCGATGACGGCCGTGGCGGCAAGATGCCGCTGTACGTGACCGAGTCGGGCTACGAGGAAACCGAAGACACCCGCACCCGCGTCGGCCGTAACGGCTTCGAGCCGCACACGCTGTGGTACGTGGACGTGCGCACCGGCAAGGCCGAGAAAGTCTCGCTGGCCGGCCTGCCGGGCATCAGCACCGATCCGCTGGCCGAGCTGCGCCGCAAGGCCGGCAAGGACGCGCTGAAGGGCGAGCGCAGCCTGCAGGTGATGAGCGACTTCATGGGCGGTGGCATCCGCTGGAGCCCCGATGGCCAGCAGGCCGCGGTGATGCTGCGTGCCAACGACAACAAGGACCGCTGGATCATCAGCGTCAACGCTACCGATGGCCGCGTGCAGAACCGCCATCGCCTGACCGACAGCGGCTGGATCAACTGGGGCTTCAACGATTTCGGCTGGATGGCCGATGGCCGCACGCTGTGGCTGCTGTCCGAGGAATCGGGCTTCTCGCACCTGTACACCCAGGCCGGCACAGCCAAGCCGCAGGCGCTGACCAGCGGCAAGTGGGAAACCTCGGCGCCGGTGCCGTCGGCCGATGGCAAGGGCTTCTATTTCCTGTGCAACCAGCAGGCACCGCATGACTACGAAGTCTGCGCGGTGGACACCGGCAACCGCCAGGTGCGCGAGCTGACCAGCCTCAACGGCGTGGAAGACTTCTCGTTGTCGCCGGACGGCCAGCAGCTGCTGGTGCGCTATTCCGGTGCCTACCTGCCGCCGCAGCTGGCCGTGCTGCCGAGCACCGGTGGCCAGGCCCGCGTACTGACCGACACCCGCACTGCCGACTACAAGGCGCGCCAGTGGATCCAGCCGAAGCTGGTGGCGGTGCCGTCCAAGCACGGTGCCGGCGTGGTCTGGGCCAAGTACTACGAACCGGAAAACAAGGAACCCGGCAAAAAGTACCCGATCGTGATGTTCGTGCACGGTGCCGGCTACCTGCAGAACGTGCACCAGCGCTACCCGGCCTACTTCCGCGAGCAGATGTTCCACAACCTGCTGGTGCAGAAGGGCTACATCGTGCTGGACATGGATTACCGTGGCAGCGAGGGCTACGGCCGCGACTGGCGAACGGCGATCTACCGCAACATGGGCCACCCGGAACTGGAAGACTACAAGGACGGCCTGGACTGGCTGGTCGATACCCAGCAGGGTGACCGCGATCATGCCGGCATCTACGGCGGTTCCTACGGCGGCTTCATGACCTTCATGGCCCTGTTCCGCTCGCCGGGCACGTTCAAGGCCGGCGCCGCGCTGCGCCCGGTGGTCGACTGGCACCAGTACAACCACGGCTATACCAGCAACATCCTCAACACCCCGGACATCGATCCGGAGGCGTACCGCGTGTCCTCGCCGATCGAGTACGCGCAGAACCTGCAGGACAACCTGCTGATCGCCCACGGCATGATGGATGACAACGTGTTCTTCCAGGACTCGGTGAACCTCACCCAGCGCCTGATCGAACTGCACAAGGACAACTGGTCGATCGCACCGTACCCGCTGGAGCGCCACGGCTACGTGCGCGCCGATTCCTGGCTGGACCAGTACAAGCGCATCCTCAAGCTGTTCGAGCAGAACCTGAAGTGA
- a CDS encoding RNA polymerase sigma factor — translation MSLLGDALSALRGRDRQDTAAAAPAVEPLDADQALVRAIIDGSQAAFSQLVETHQRTCAHVIGRMVGDRDQVADLLQETFLAVFRQLHRFRFESSLRTWVSRVAYTSALQHLRRRRLEAQWMVAVEVPEELGIGDEGPGPAEFSEALQAGRHLGIALERLSAPQRLIVGLHYLEDFDLAEIEQVTGLARGTIKIHLHRARQVLKQELTRHAAAGELL, via the coding sequence ATGAGCCTGCTTGGCGACGCACTGTCGGCATTGAGGGGTCGTGACCGGCAGGACACAGCAGCGGCCGCACCGGCTGTTGAACCGCTGGATGCGGACCAGGCCCTGGTACGGGCCATCATCGATGGCTCGCAGGCGGCGTTTTCGCAGCTGGTCGAGACCCACCAGCGCACCTGCGCGCATGTGATCGGGCGCATGGTCGGCGACCGCGACCAGGTGGCCGACCTGCTGCAGGAGACCTTCCTGGCCGTGTTCCGCCAGCTGCACCGGTTTCGCTTTGAATCCTCGCTGCGCACCTGGGTTTCCCGGGTGGCCTACACCTCCGCGCTGCAGCACCTGCGCCGGCGGCGGCTGGAGGCGCAATGGATGGTGGCGGTGGAGGTGCCGGAGGAACTGGGGATCGGCGATGAAGGCCCGGGGCCGGCCGAATTCAGCGAGGCGCTGCAGGCCGGCCGCCATCTTGGCATCGCGCTGGAGCGGTTGAGTGCACCGCAACGATTGATTGTCGGCCTGCACTATCTGGAGGACTTCGACCTGGCCGAGATCGAGCAGGTGACCGGGCTGGCACGCGGTACCATCAAGATCCACCTGCACCGCGCGCGCCAGGTCCTGAAGCAGGAACTGACGCGGCATGCCGCCGCCGGAGAATTGCTGTGA
- a CDS encoding NUDIX hydrolase — MSNAAATIHIVAAVILDDRGRALVVRKHGASRFIQPGGKPEPGEAPLQALARELDEELAVQLRTDASIALGHFEDWAVNEPGHRVQAQAWWVRVDGMPQARAEIAELAWVPLQPPHGLPLAPLSEHHILPAVATRVTAR, encoded by the coding sequence GTGAGCAACGCCGCGGCCACGATCCACATCGTGGCCGCGGTCATCCTGGATGACCGCGGCCGGGCGCTGGTGGTGCGCAAGCACGGCGCCAGCCGCTTCATCCAGCCGGGCGGCAAGCCCGAACCCGGCGAAGCACCGCTGCAGGCGCTGGCCCGCGAGCTGGACGAGGAACTCGCCGTGCAGCTGCGCACCGATGCCTCCATCGCGCTGGGCCACTTCGAGGACTGGGCGGTGAACGAACCCGGTCACCGCGTGCAGGCACAGGCATGGTGGGTGCGGGTGGACGGCATGCCACAGGCACGCGCGGAGATCGCCGAACTGGCCTGGGTACCGCTGCAGCCGCCGCACGGCCTGCCCTTGGCACCGCTGAGCGAACACCATATCCTGCCGGCCGTCGCCACCCGGGTGACGGCCCGCTGA